A window from Micromonospora profundi encodes these proteins:
- a CDS encoding sugar ABC transporter substrate-binding protein, with amino-acid sequence MTRPSHKWRLAAVAVTALAVAAGSACSSSADDPGDAAYVVWDPYPQFADDSQWVALLDRCGTSAGVTVERTGYDTTDLTNKALLAAQQGNSPDVLIVDNPVISTLAEAGTLTTTDDNKLDVSAMAPNLLGAGQSEGKTYGVPIGANTLALYYNKDLLTAAGVDPATITDWTSLTTALTKVKTAGKKGITFSAIGTEEGSFQFLPWFWGAGAQLTSLDSPQAASALTLWTDWLKQGYAPNSVINNTQTTSWQEFATGDYAFAENGTWQLANAEKLGFSYGTIAIPASAGGPAPAPTGGEFVSIPVQKNTERYATSQKLVTCLTSADNLLTTDTTLSYVAPVTAVQDRQAAADPKLTVWVQAVRAAKGRTGDNLGTKYPKISEALWTAVQAALSGQKSPREALSAAQAAAATR; translated from the coding sequence ATGACTCGACCCAGCCACAAGTGGCGCCTGGCCGCTGTCGCCGTGACGGCACTCGCCGTCGCCGCCGGCAGCGCCTGTTCGTCCTCCGCCGACGATCCCGGCGACGCCGCGTACGTCGTCTGGGATCCGTACCCGCAGTTCGCCGACGACTCGCAGTGGGTCGCGCTGCTCGACAGGTGCGGCACCTCCGCGGGGGTGACTGTCGAGCGGACCGGCTACGACACCACCGACCTGACGAACAAGGCCCTGCTCGCCGCCCAGCAGGGAAACTCGCCGGACGTGCTGATCGTGGACAACCCCGTCATCTCCACACTGGCCGAGGCGGGCACGCTCACCACCACGGACGACAACAAGCTCGACGTCTCGGCCATGGCACCGAACCTGCTCGGCGCGGGCCAGAGCGAGGGCAAGACGTACGGGGTGCCGATCGGGGCGAACACCCTCGCGCTCTACTACAACAAGGATCTGCTGACTGCCGCCGGCGTGGATCCGGCCACCATCACCGACTGGACGTCGCTGACCACGGCGCTCACCAAAGTCAAGACCGCGGGAAAGAAGGGCATCACCTTCTCCGCCATCGGCACCGAGGAGGGCAGCTTCCAGTTCCTGCCGTGGTTCTGGGGCGCCGGAGCCCAGTTGACAAGCCTGGACTCGCCGCAGGCGGCCTCCGCGCTGACGCTCTGGACGGACTGGCTCAAGCAGGGGTACGCCCCCAACTCCGTCATCAACAACACCCAGACCACGAGCTGGCAGGAGTTCGCCACCGGCGACTACGCGTTCGCCGAGAACGGCACCTGGCAGTTGGCGAACGCCGAGAAGCTCGGGTTCTCGTACGGCACCATCGCCATTCCGGCGAGCGCCGGCGGTCCGGCGCCGGCGCCCACCGGCGGTGAGTTCGTCTCCATCCCCGTGCAGAAGAACACCGAGCGGTACGCGACGTCGCAGAAGCTTGTCACCTGCCTGACAAGTGCCGACAACCTGCTCACCACCGACACCACTCTCTCCTACGTAGCGCCCGTCACGGCCGTGCAGGATCGGCAGGCGGCGGCGGACCCGAAGCTCACGGTCTGGGTGCAGGCGGTCCGGGCGGCGAAGGGTCGCACCGGGGACAACCTCGGCACGAAGTACCCGAAGATCTCAGAGGCACTGTGGACGGCGGTGCAGGCTGCCCTGAGCGGTCAGAAGTCGCCTCGTGAAGCGCTGAGCGCCGCGCAGGCCGCGGCGGCGACCAGGTAA
- a CDS encoding carbohydrate ABC transporter permease, whose translation MTASPPRSRWKTGVGLMLTGLMLFPVYWMINVSFTRDQDMRATPPHLIPTDGTLDGYRAVLDQQLPYLGTSFLVGLGTVALTLALAAPAGYALAKLRPPGGPALSFVLLIAQMIPGIIMAMGFYAVYLHLGVLNTLPGLILADSTLAVPFGVLIFTAFMSGIPDELLQAAVVDGAGRLRTFWSIVLPVSRNSIVTVSLFAFLWSWSDFIFASTLAGGGDHQPITLGIYHYIGNNNQQWNAIMATAVVASVPAAVLLVLAQRYVSTGVTAGAVKD comes from the coding sequence ATGACCGCCTCCCCGCCCCGCTCCCGGTGGAAGACCGGCGTCGGACTGATGCTGACCGGGCTGATGCTCTTCCCGGTCTACTGGATGATCAACGTGTCGTTCACCCGTGACCAGGACATGCGGGCCACTCCCCCGCACCTGATTCCGACCGACGGCACCCTGGACGGCTACCGCGCCGTGCTCGACCAGCAACTCCCGTACCTCGGCACCAGCTTCCTTGTCGGTCTCGGCACTGTGGCGCTGACCCTGGCGCTGGCCGCCCCGGCCGGATACGCGCTGGCCAAGCTCCGCCCGCCCGGCGGCCCAGCGCTGAGCTTCGTGCTGCTGATCGCGCAGATGATCCCGGGAATCATCATGGCCATGGGCTTCTACGCCGTCTATCTCCACCTCGGCGTACTCAACACGCTGCCCGGTCTGATCCTTGCCGACTCCACACTGGCCGTACCGTTCGGAGTGTTGATCTTCACGGCCTTCATGTCCGGGATCCCCGACGAGTTGCTCCAGGCCGCCGTTGTCGACGGCGCCGGCCGGCTGCGGACCTTCTGGTCGATCGTACTGCCGGTCAGCCGCAACTCGATCGTCACTGTGTCACTCTTCGCGTTCCTGTGGTCCTGGTCGGACTTCATCTTCGCCTCGACCCTCGCCGGTGGCGGCGACCACCAGCCGATCACCCTCGGCATCTACCACTACATCGGCAACAACAACCAGCAGTGGAACGCCATCATGGCCACCGCCGTCGTCGCCTCCGTCCCGGCCGCCGTGCTGCTGGTCCTCGCCCAGCGGTACGTCTCCACGGGCGTGACGGCCGGCGCGGTCAAGGACTGA
- a CDS encoding amylo-alpha-1,6-glucosidase: MTVASPGPEFPIQDIPFSYRGSWFNLSPVVAEKTYADDVHLVSHQTGLHPVLRLAPAAAGTTVVATPALLTWRSGADRIEAVYDGPAALRIRGHRLGLRIAAAADTLTPFSGTYLYLDPTDGSHVFTSYETGRRYRITVLSGALRLTDGVEALGTADRFLDLGGEQQWEIAIEEYATARQPYTPSATFDELCRHRSSEFAAFVDAVAPWRGAETPAAELAAYVLWSATVSPAGFLARPAVLMSKHWMDKVWSWDHCFNAIALAAGEPELAWHQFHLPFDHQDAAGALPDSVAHSEVLHNYVKPPIHGWALRQLRRRLPQPPDRAALAETYDRLARWSRFWLDARRAPGHDLPHYQHGNDSGWDNASTFDHDRVLQTADLAAFLVSQLRCLADLAVELGEPAEQWSREADRVRTALLRDLWDGERFAARSPLTGQRRASRSLLDLMPIALGADLPAPVSTALARGVEAHLTTHGLATEPPDSAHYVADGYWRGPIWAPSTVLVEDGLRRAGHTSIADDVSRRFLALCEKSGFAENFDAETGAGLRDRAYTWTASSYLILAAAQEQRRTTGG; encoded by the coding sequence ATGACCGTAGCCTCGCCCGGTCCGGAGTTCCCCATCCAGGACATCCCCTTCAGCTACCGCGGATCCTGGTTCAACCTCTCACCTGTGGTAGCCGAGAAGACGTACGCCGACGATGTGCACCTGGTCTCGCACCAGACCGGGCTGCATCCGGTGCTACGCCTCGCCCCGGCGGCCGCCGGCACCACTGTCGTCGCCACGCCCGCGTTGCTGACCTGGCGCAGCGGCGCCGACCGGATCGAGGCCGTCTACGACGGACCGGCCGCCCTGCGGATCCGGGGCCACCGCCTGGGGCTGCGGATAGCCGCGGCGGCGGACACCCTCACCCCGTTCAGCGGCACCTACCTGTACCTCGACCCGACCGACGGCTCGCACGTGTTCACCTCGTACGAGACCGGCCGCCGCTACCGGATCACAGTGCTCTCCGGCGCGCTCCGGCTGACCGACGGCGTGGAGGCGCTCGGCACCGCCGACCGGTTCCTGGACCTCGGTGGCGAGCAACAGTGGGAGATCGCCATCGAGGAGTACGCCACAGCGCGCCAGCCGTATACCCCGTCGGCCACCTTCGACGAGTTGTGCCGTCACCGCAGCAGCGAGTTCGCCGCGTTCGTCGACGCGGTCGCTCCGTGGCGCGGCGCGGAAACACCGGCCGCCGAGCTTGCCGCGTACGTCCTCTGGTCGGCCACCGTCTCCCCCGCGGGCTTCCTCGCCCGACCGGCCGTCCTGATGTCCAAGCACTGGATGGACAAGGTGTGGAGCTGGGACCACTGCTTCAACGCGATCGCCCTGGCCGCCGGCGAGCCGGAGCTGGCCTGGCACCAGTTCCACCTGCCCTTCGACCACCAGGACGCGGCCGGTGCCCTGCCGGACTCGGTCGCCCACTCCGAGGTCCTGCACAACTACGTCAAACCCCCCATCCACGGCTGGGCCCTACGACAGCTGCGCCGACGTCTTCCCCAGCCCCCGGACCGGGCGGCCCTTGCCGAGACGTACGACCGGTTGGCCCGTTGGAGCCGTTTCTGGCTGGACGCGCGTCGCGCCCCCGGCCACGACCTCCCCCACTACCAGCACGGCAACGACAGCGGCTGGGACAACGCCAGCACCTTCGACCACGACCGGGTCCTGCAAACCGCCGACCTCGCGGCGTTCCTGGTCTCGCAACTACGCTGTCTCGCCGACCTCGCTGTCGAGCTTGGCGAACCCGCCGAGCAGTGGTCACGAGAGGCCGACCGGGTTCGCACGGCACTGCTGCGTGACCTGTGGGACGGCGAACGCTTCGCCGCCCGCAGCCCACTCACCGGGCAGCGGCGGGCGAGCCGCAGCCTGCTCGACCTGATGCCCATCGCGCTCGGCGCGGACCTGCCCGCCCCGGTCAGCACCGCGCTGGCCCGGGGCGTCGAGGCTCACCTGACGACGCACGGCCTGGCCACCGAGCCGCCGGACTCGGCCCACTACGTCGCCGACGGCTACTGGCGTGGCCCGATCTGGGCACCCTCCACTGTGCTCGTCGAAGACGGTCTGCGGAGGGCCGGACACACCAGCATCGCCGACGACGTCAGCCGACGTTTCCTCGCTCTGTGCGAGAAGTCCGGCTTCGCGGAGAACTTCGACGCCGAGACGGGTGCCGGGTTGCGGGACCGCGCCTACACCTGGACGGCAAGCAGCTATCTCATCCTCGCCGCAGCCCAGGAGCAGCGGCGGACGACAGGCGGCTAG
- a CDS encoding arabinofuranosidase catalytic domain-containing protein — MVLTSVLAGALVGVGAVPAAPQASAAAIEPGQSTRIVGVPSGRCLDVPNSSTANGTQTQLWDCQGGANQTWTWTSSRQLIVYGNKCLDASGQGTANGTAAIIWDCNGQTNQQWNVNANGTITGVHSGLCLDASGYGTTNGTKIHLWACHGGTNQQWTSPTTTPPTTPPPTTPPPTGARPCDIYASGGTPCVAAHSTTRALYGAYAGSLYQVRRSSDNTSRDIGLLNAGGTANAATQDASCAGTTCVVTVVYDQSGRGNDLWYQGSSVVPGSPQSRPAVATSESLTVGGSKAYSLYINPGNSYWRDGHLTGVPTGAAPEGMYMVTSGTHVNNGCCFDYGNSETTRKADAAGAMDAINFGTQCWFGGCSGTGPWVQADLEWGLFPGGSQTWNPNQRSFTSKFVTATLKNNGISRFAIKGSNAQSGSLYTLWDGSLPPGYSPMKKQGAIILGSGGDCCKPDGGANLSAGTFYEGAMVAGYPSDATENAVQANVVTAGYR, encoded by the coding sequence ATGGTGCTGACCAGCGTTCTGGCCGGTGCCCTCGTCGGGGTCGGCGCCGTCCCTGCCGCCCCACAGGCGTCCGCCGCCGCCATCGAGCCGGGTCAGAGCACCCGGATCGTCGGCGTGCCCTCCGGTCGCTGCCTTGACGTCCCCAACTCCAGCACCGCCAACGGCACCCAGACGCAACTCTGGGACTGCCAGGGCGGCGCCAACCAGACCTGGACCTGGACATCGAGCAGACAACTCATTGTGTACGGCAACAAGTGCCTGGATGCCTCCGGCCAGGGCACCGCCAACGGCACGGCGGCGATCATCTGGGACTGCAACGGTCAGACGAACCAGCAGTGGAACGTCAACGCCAACGGCACCATCACCGGCGTGCACTCGGGGCTGTGCCTCGACGCCAGTGGTTACGGCACCACCAACGGCACAAAGATCCACCTGTGGGCGTGTCACGGTGGCACGAACCAGCAGTGGACCTCGCCGACGACCACGCCTCCGACCACACCGCCTCCGACGACTCCGCCGCCGACGGGCGCGCGTCCCTGCGACATCTACGCCTCCGGCGGCACCCCGTGCGTGGCGGCGCACAGCACGACGCGGGCGCTCTACGGGGCGTACGCCGGCAGCCTCTACCAGGTCCGGCGTTCGTCGGACAACACGTCCCGCGACATCGGGTTGCTGAACGCCGGTGGCACCGCCAACGCGGCAACGCAGGATGCGTCCTGCGCCGGTACGACGTGCGTGGTGACAGTCGTGTACGACCAGTCGGGGCGCGGAAACGACCTCTGGTACCAGGGGTCGAGTGTGGTTCCCGGTTCGCCGCAGAGCAGGCCGGCGGTGGCGACCTCGGAGTCCCTGACCGTGGGCGGCTCCAAGGCGTACTCGCTCTACATCAACCCGGGGAACAGCTACTGGCGCGACGGGCACCTGACCGGCGTGCCGACCGGGGCCGCTCCCGAGGGCATGTACATGGTGACAAGCGGCACCCACGTCAACAACGGCTGCTGCTTCGACTACGGCAACAGCGAGACGACGAGGAAGGCCGATGCCGCCGGGGCGATGGACGCCATCAACTTCGGCACCCAATGCTGGTTCGGCGGCTGCTCCGGCACCGGACCCTGGGTGCAGGCGGACCTCGAATGGGGTCTGTTCCCGGGTGGCAGCCAGACCTGGAACCCCAACCAGCGTTCCTTCACCAGCAAGTTCGTCACCGCGACGCTGAAGAACAACGGCATTTCGCGGTTCGCCATCAAGGGCAGCAACGCCCAGTCGGGCAGCCTCTACACCCTCTGGGACGGCTCGCTCCCGCCCGGATACAGCCCGATGAAGAAGCAGGGCGCGATCATCCTGGGTAGCGGAGGGGACTGCTGCAAGCCCGACGGCGGCGCGAACCTGAGCGCCGGCACCTTCTACGAGGGAGCCATGGTCGCCGGCTATCCGTCCGACGCGACCGAGAACGCGGTGCAGGCCAACGTGGTGACCGCCGGCTACCGCTGA
- a CDS encoding RICIN domain-containing protein: MQTPSRGRSGRTRATVARLVAGLLAVAATTVAAASPAQAADESMSVNFSTTSGSPAYRASGWIYGMTENASGPPDHFYRDVKFQYMRAGGAQLPGSGWVGGNYDRRWNSTVAQARRTVALGGQFILLPHDLWGADGAGISRFPGDNGNWADYDAFLSRLVNDVRASGLSVQWDIWNEPNITIFWNRPISQYLELWRRTYQRIRAEFPNQLIVGPSCACVPSTTHTFWNQYLDFVRSTNTVPDIVSWHSLPGDPVANVAAANATLDPRGIAHPRPYQINEYGAPEEQNPADGAWYIARLERARADGLRANWAGGGNLHNDLGNLLVRNSAGQHQPKGEWWAYRFYAGQTGQVVAVTASQSYDAFATKTTGTAKVLVGGGRTTGNLAVNMQRLDTTSGIVQNNQVRVLVQRIPHNGGGAVQGPITVSNSVVGVANNNATVNLPYTNQSDTYTITLLPPSDGGFQSVAVAQHSQQCLDNAGLSTSDGNVQQQFYCEGGDQQLWNFRPVAGVANTYTVVNQQSGKCLDVSGVSTADGAAVHQWTCLNGLNQQFTLRKVTYAGNDSHDYQLVARHSGKCVDVSTISTAPRAPVHQWTCNPTGQGSPLNQTWRVLGR, encoded by the coding sequence GTGCAAACCCCGTCCCGTGGCAGGTCAGGACGAACCCGTGCGACAGTCGCCCGCCTCGTCGCCGGCCTGCTCGCCGTCGCCGCCACCACAGTCGCCGCCGCGTCTCCGGCCCAGGCCGCCGACGAGTCGATGAGCGTCAACTTCTCCACGACAAGCGGTTCGCCGGCCTACCGCGCGTCCGGCTGGATCTACGGCATGACCGAGAACGCCAGCGGCCCGCCCGACCACTTCTACCGGGACGTCAAGTTCCAGTACATGCGAGCGGGCGGAGCGCAGCTGCCGGGAAGTGGCTGGGTCGGCGGGAACTACGACCGCCGGTGGAACTCCACAGTCGCCCAGGCACGCCGCACCGTCGCCCTCGGCGGTCAGTTCATCCTGCTGCCGCACGACCTGTGGGGCGCCGACGGCGCCGGGATCTCCCGCTTCCCCGGCGACAACGGCAACTGGGCCGACTACGACGCCTTCCTGAGCCGCCTCGTCAACGACGTTCGGGCGTCCGGGCTCTCCGTGCAGTGGGACATCTGGAACGAACCCAACATCACCATCTTCTGGAACCGGCCGATCTCCCAGTACCTCGAACTGTGGCGGCGCACCTACCAGCGCATCCGGGCGGAGTTCCCCAACCAGCTCATCGTCGGGCCGAGCTGCGCCTGCGTACCGTCGACCACGCACACCTTCTGGAACCAGTACCTGGACTTCGTCCGCTCGACGAACACAGTGCCGGACATCGTCAGCTGGCACTCGCTGCCAGGCGACCCGGTCGCCAACGTCGCCGCCGCAAACGCCACCCTCGACCCGCGCGGCATCGCCCACCCCCGCCCGTACCAGATCAACGAGTACGGTGCGCCCGAGGAGCAGAACCCGGCCGACGGGGCGTGGTACATCGCCCGTCTGGAGCGAGCGCGCGCCGACGGCCTCCGCGCCAACTGGGCCGGTGGCGGCAACCTGCACAACGACCTCGGCAACCTGCTGGTCCGCAACTCGGCGGGGCAGCACCAGCCCAAGGGTGAGTGGTGGGCGTACCGCTTCTACGCCGGGCAGACGGGGCAGGTGGTCGCGGTGACCGCAAGCCAGTCGTACGACGCGTTCGCCACCAAGACGACAGGCACGGCGAAGGTCCTCGTGGGCGGCGGTCGGACCACCGGCAACCTGGCAGTCAACATGCAACGCCTGGACACGACGAGCGGCATCGTGCAGAACAACCAGGTCCGGGTTCTCGTCCAACGCATCCCGCACAACGGCGGCGGTGCCGTGCAGGGGCCGATCACCGTCTCGAACAGCGTCGTCGGCGTGGCAAACAACAACGCCACCGTGAACCTGCCGTACACCAACCAGAGCGACACGTACACGATCACCCTGCTGCCGCCCTCCGACGGCGGGTTCCAGTCGGTGGCGGTGGCCCAGCACTCCCAGCAGTGCCTGGACAACGCAGGACTGAGCACCTCGGACGGCAACGTCCAGCAGCAGTTCTACTGCGAGGGCGGCGACCAGCAGCTCTGGAACTTCCGTCCGGTCGCCGGGGTGGCAAACACGTACACGGTGGTCAACCAGCAGAGCGGCAAGTGCCTCGACGTCAGCGGCGTCTCCACCGCCGACGGCGCGGCGGTGCACCAGTGGACCTGCCTGAACGGCCTCAACCAGCAGTTCACCCTCCGCAAGGTGACCTACGCGGGCAACGACTCGCACGACTACCAACTCGTGGCCCGCCACAGTGGCAAGTGCGTCGATGTCAGCACGATCTCCACGGCGCCCCGGGCACCCGTGCACCAGTGGACCTGCAACCCGACCGGTCAGGGCAGCCCGTTGAACCAGACGTGGCGGGTCCTGGGCCGGTAG
- a CDS encoding LacI family DNA-binding transcriptional regulator has product MNIGEIARRAGVSRSTVSYVLSGKRAVSQATRQRIQAVIDELDYRPNASARALKEGRTRTLGLVIPPASQRLTDMQLGFVASVVEAAARHDLDVLLSPSGGDHDRSFERIVTGRRVDGVVLMEIRLEDDRVTRLAKAGLPFVTIGRTAEPRGMSWIDVDYAGLIARCVHHLADLGHRQVALVNRSAELVAAGYGPSHRALAGFREAVAERGLTGVDVCCGDDTAAGEACVEQLLATHREVTAVATINEAALPGMQRALTNAGLSVPADFSVTGVAAQHWAEDFRPPLTAADVPTREMGAEAVALLLESIAEPGAVPRHRLYSPPISLRSSTGPRARESIR; this is encoded by the coding sequence ATGAACATCGGGGAGATCGCCCGCCGGGCCGGGGTGTCCCGCAGCACCGTCTCCTACGTGCTGAGCGGCAAGCGGGCGGTGTCCCAGGCGACCCGGCAGCGGATCCAGGCGGTCATCGACGAGCTGGACTACCGGCCGAACGCCAGCGCCCGTGCCCTGAAGGAGGGGCGCACCCGCACCCTCGGGCTGGTGATCCCGCCGGCGAGTCAGCGGTTGACCGACATGCAGTTGGGCTTCGTCGCCAGTGTCGTCGAGGCGGCCGCCCGCCATGACCTGGACGTGCTGCTGTCCCCGTCCGGTGGTGATCACGACCGGTCGTTCGAGCGGATCGTCACCGGCCGCCGGGTCGACGGCGTGGTCCTCATGGAGATCCGGCTGGAGGACGACCGGGTGACCCGGCTGGCCAAGGCGGGCCTGCCGTTCGTCACGATCGGTCGGACCGCCGAGCCGCGCGGCATGAGCTGGATCGACGTCGACTACGCCGGGTTGATCGCCCGTTGCGTACACCATCTGGCCGATCTGGGGCACCGGCAGGTCGCGCTGGTGAACCGCTCCGCCGAGCTGGTGGCGGCGGGGTACGGCCCCAGCCACCGAGCGCTGGCCGGCTTCCGGGAAGCGGTCGCGGAGCGGGGGCTGACCGGAGTGGACGTCTGCTGCGGCGACGACACCGCCGCCGGAGAGGCGTGCGTCGAGCAGTTGCTCGCCACGCACCGGGAGGTGACGGCGGTGGCGACGATCAACGAGGCGGCGTTGCCCGGAATGCAGCGGGCACTGACAAACGCCGGGCTGTCGGTGCCTGCCGACTTCTCCGTCACCGGAGTCGCCGCCCAGCACTGGGCGGAGGACTTCCGCCCACCGTTGACCGCCGCGGACGTGCCGACCCGGGAGATGGGCGCCGAGGCCGTGGCGCTGCTGTTGGAGAGCATCGCCGAACCGGGGGCGGTGCCCCGGCACCGCCTGTACAGCCCGCCCATCTCGTTGCGCTCCAGCACCGGGCCGAGGGCTCGTGAGTCGATCCGCTGA
- a CDS encoding sugar ABC transporter permease, whose translation MTVYLTAFYAYPLYRNVELSLREYTVRSFVQGGAPFAGLDNYRTVLTDSAFGPTLAHTVVFTGASLFFQFTIGMALALFFHNHFPLSRTLRAVILIPWLLPLIVSASTWSWLLNSDSGLVNAALGVVGVDRVNWLTSPGWSLTSVIIANVWIGIPFNLVVLHSGLQAIPTEVYEASALDGATGWQRFWSITFPLLRPVSAITLLLGLVYTLKVFDIIWIMTRGGPTDSSATLATWSYRLGFGNLLPEFGPGAAVGNLLIVMALVAGLGYIRFQRSQDLR comes from the coding sequence GTGACCGTCTACCTGACCGCCTTCTACGCCTATCCCCTCTACCGCAATGTCGAGTTGAGCCTGCGCGAGTACACCGTCCGCTCGTTCGTGCAGGGCGGCGCGCCCTTCGCCGGGCTCGACAACTACCGCACGGTCCTGACCGACAGCGCCTTCGGGCCGACGCTGGCGCACACAGTGGTCTTCACCGGCGCGTCGCTGTTCTTCCAGTTCACCATCGGCATGGCTCTGGCGCTCTTCTTCCACAACCACTTCCCGCTGTCGCGCACGCTGCGGGCGGTGATCCTCATTCCGTGGCTGCTGCCGCTGATCGTCTCGGCGTCGACGTGGTCGTGGCTGCTCAACAGCGACTCCGGGTTGGTGAACGCGGCGCTCGGCGTCGTCGGGGTCGACAGGGTCAACTGGCTCACCTCGCCGGGCTGGTCACTCACCTCGGTGATCATCGCGAACGTCTGGATCGGCATCCCGTTCAACCTTGTGGTGTTGCACAGCGGCCTCCAGGCGATCCCGACCGAGGTGTACGAGGCGTCCGCGCTGGACGGCGCGACGGGCTGGCAGCGGTTCTGGTCGATCACTTTTCCGCTGCTGCGTCCCGTCTCGGCGATCACCCTGCTGCTGGGGCTCGTCTACACGCTGAAGGTCTTCGACATCATCTGGATCATGACCAGGGGTGGCCCCACCGACTCCTCCGCCACGCTCGCCACCTGGTCGTACCGGCTCGGTTTCGGCAATCTGCTGCCGGAGTTCGGGCCCGGCGCGGCCGTCGGCAACCTGCTCATCGTGATGGCCCTGGTGGCCGGGCTCGGATACATCCGTTTCCAGCGGAGTCAGGACCTGCGATGA
- a CDS encoding MarR family winged helix-turn-helix transcriptional regulator — protein MDSTAGELGLRLYDLVRTVRLLKQHRAEEGQAVAPGLLGMLMQIDKTSGGCQARELAQRTRLDPSTVSRSIAALVADGLVERRPDPSDKRASFLAVTPAGRAALAESFGWYGDVLRRALADWTPDEVDALSGALGRFARDIEVALGNHDNLEAAR, from the coding sequence GTGGACAGCACCGCGGGGGAGCTCGGCCTTCGGCTGTACGACCTGGTGCGGACTGTCCGGTTACTGAAGCAGCACCGGGCGGAGGAGGGGCAGGCCGTCGCGCCGGGCCTGCTCGGCATGCTCATGCAGATCGACAAGACCTCCGGCGGCTGCCAGGCCCGTGAGCTGGCCCAGCGCACCCGACTGGACCCATCCACGGTCAGCCGCTCGATCGCGGCGCTCGTCGCGGACGGTCTGGTCGAGCGGCGGCCCGACCCGTCCGACAAGCGGGCGAGCTTCCTCGCTGTCACACCGGCCGGCCGGGCCGCCCTTGCCGAGAGTTTTGGCTGGTACGGCGACGTGCTGCGCCGAGCGCTGGCCGACTGGACCCCCGACGAGGTCGACGCGCTGAGCGGCGCCCTCGGACGGTTCGCCCGCGACATCGAGGTTGCCCTCGGAAACCACGACAACCTGGAGGCCGCGCGATGA
- a CDS encoding TetR/AcrR family transcriptional regulator yields the protein MDEITGLRERKKAATRLALHEAALRLAAEHGPDGVTVEAIADAANVSRRTFSNYFSNKEEAFFHGDTVRLRRLLQLVHERPADEPPWTALSRAAERFTPEAFGGRDRSWLPRRRQLRGYSGLAAHQVAAYTAIERELATELAPRLTGADVALRARLLAATFLAILRVAIQHWIDHPDDQLLDTVRAALAEVAPPPADPDRTSAADD from the coding sequence ATGGACGAGATCACCGGGCTACGGGAGCGCAAGAAGGCGGCCACCCGACTCGCCCTGCACGAGGCGGCGCTACGCCTGGCTGCCGAACACGGGCCCGACGGCGTGACCGTGGAGGCGATCGCCGACGCCGCGAACGTCTCCCGGCGGACGTTCTCCAACTACTTCTCCAACAAGGAAGAAGCGTTCTTTCACGGCGACACCGTACGCCTGCGGCGGCTGCTGCAACTGGTCCACGAGCGGCCGGCAGACGAGCCGCCGTGGACGGCGCTGAGCCGGGCGGCGGAGCGCTTCACGCCCGAGGCGTTCGGCGGGCGGGACCGGTCCTGGCTGCCCCGACGCCGACAGTTGCGTGGATATTCCGGCCTGGCCGCACATCAGGTCGCGGCGTACACGGCGATCGAGCGCGAACTGGCGACGGAACTCGCACCTCGGCTCACCGGCGCGGACGTGGCGCTGCGCGCCCGCCTCCTGGCCGCGACGTTCCTGGCGATCCTGCGCGTCGCCATCCAGCACTGGATCGACCACCCGGACGACCAGTTGCTGGACACGGTGCGAGCCGCGCTCGCCGAGGTCGCTCCCCCGCCGGCCGACCCGGATCGTACGAGCGCCGCCGACGACTGA
- a CDS encoding iron chaperone: protein MSTTTTDGFSAAERAAMKERAAEMRAEGRKGAKKADGLQAVLDRIAQMEPEDRVLAERVHVAITTAAPELAPKTWYGMPAYTNADGKIVVFFQDAGKFNYRYSTVGFQDTANLDDGDLWPVAYALKAWSPAVEKKVIELVRAAIS, encoded by the coding sequence ATGTCCACGACCACCACCGATGGTTTCAGCGCCGCCGAGCGCGCCGCGATGAAGGAGCGCGCCGCCGAGATGCGCGCCGAGGGCAGGAAGGGCGCCAAGAAGGCCGACGGGCTACAGGCGGTCCTCGACCGGATCGCGCAGATGGAACCGGAGGATCGCGTGCTCGCCGAGCGCGTGCACGTGGCGATCACCACCGCCGCCCCCGAGTTGGCACCGAAGACCTGGTACGGGATGCCCGCGTACACGAACGCCGACGGCAAGATCGTCGTCTTCTTCCAGGATGCCGGCAAGTTCAACTACCGGTATTCCACGGTGGGCTTCCAGGACACTGCCAACCTCGACGACGGCGACCTGTGGCCCGTGGCGTACGCGCTGAAGGCATGGAGCCCGGCCGTGGAGAAGAAGGTCATCGAGTTGGTGCGTGCCGCGATCTCCTGA